In a genomic window of Magnolia sinica isolate HGM2019 chromosome 14, MsV1, whole genome shotgun sequence:
- the LOC131225558 gene encoding zinc finger protein GAI-ASSOCIATED FACTOR 1-like, whose product MSNLTGEGGSFSSGNTGEEVQQYQQQQQQLQNPFHGSNSTPSTTTNSNGSTSQQQPVKKKRNLPGNADPSAEVIALSPTTLMATNRFVCEICNKGFQRDQNLQLHRRGHNLPWKLRQRTSTEVRKRVYICPETTCVHHNPSRALGDLTGIKKHFCRKHGEKKWKCDKCSKKYAVQSDWKAHSKTCGTREYKCDCGTIFSRRDSFITHRAFCDALAEENNKVNQGLMATIGGNLQGPVSDLISSMPINNTSSPSMGISDFNHDTKNPLKSLSHDLMPMQLKSLNMASGMFSSSSGTLFGPRSISSGSACLQLSGSSSPSFDGLGDSKGGRQMAGTAHMSATALLQKAAQMGATANSNINPPMMQRGFVAGMAGPDQLSSMRSYSAMQQQQQTSYDHMHSPAADPAHLVGIDSGGFASQFLQKSTQDISSQFFDTSPGENSAMNDMGMFSQGLFMAGGGGDQNHHGFMKNLENESSSSTSLLHGRSVNSMIGGRDVATSRFGGGPGGGGSGDMMTVDFLGLGGSRSVNLHEQQQQGMEFEAVGQQRLQSLHQFQQQQHQQQLSHGQAAALEKHMWDV is encoded by the exons atgtCAAACCTCACTGGAGAGGGTGGAAGCTTCTCTTCTGGCAATACTGGGGAAGAAGTTCAACAAtatcaacagcagcagcagcagctacaAAATCCATTCCATGGATCGAATTCCACTCCATCTACTACCACTAATAGCAATGGTTCGACTTCGCAGCAACAACCTGTCAAGAAGAAGAGGAATCTCCCCGGAA ATGCAGATCCTAGTGCCGAAGTCATCGCTCTTTCGCCGACGACTCTCATGGCCACGAACCGTTTCGTGTGCGAGATCTGCAACAAGGGATTCCAAAGGGACCAAAACCTTCAGTTGCACCGTCGAGGCCATAACCTTCCATGGAAGCTCAGGCAAAGGACAAGTACTGAGGTTAGGAAGAGGGTGTACATATGCCCCGAGACGACATGTGTGCACCACAACCCAAGCCGGGCCCTTGGTGACCTGACTGGAATCAAGAAGCACTTCTGCCGCAAACATGGCGAGAAGAAGTGGAAATGCGACAAGTGCTCGAAGAAATACGCAGTGCAGTCCGACTGGAAGGCACATTCGAAGACCTGCGGCACAAGGGAGTACAAGTGTGATTGTGGGACTATCTTCTCCAG GAGAGATAGTTTTATCACCCACAGAGCATTCTGTGATGCATTAGCTGAAGAAAATAACAAAGTAAATCAAGGATTAATGGCTACGATTGGAGGGAATTTACAGGGTCCAGTCTCTGATTTAATATCATCCATGCCCATAAACAacacatccagtccgtccatggGTATATCTGATTTCAATCACGACACCAAGAACCCGCTCAAATCACTCTCCCACGACCTCATGCCCATGCAGTTGAAGTCCTTGAACATGGCAAGTGGCATGTTCTCAAGCAGCTCTGGCACCCTCTTCGGCCCTAGAAGTATCTCCTCCGGCTCAGCCTGCCTCCAGCTCAGCGGCAGCAGCTCACCGAGCTTCGACGGCCTTGGCGACAGCAAGGGGGGCCGACAGATGGCCGGAACAGCCCATATGTCAGCCACTGCATTGTTACAGAAAGCAGCCCAGATGGGTGCAACTGCAAATAGCAACATCAATCCTCCGATGATGCAACGTGGCTTTGTGGCGGGCATGGCAGGGCCTGATCAGCTCTCCAGCATGCGATCATACAGTGcaatgcagcagcaacagcagactTCATACGATCACATGCATTCACCGGCAGCGGACCCGGCTCATCTGGTTGGAATCGACAGCGGGGGCTTCGCTAGCCAGTTTTTGCAGAAGAGCACCCAAGACATATCATCGCAGTTCTTTGACACGTCGCCAGGCGAGAACTCGGCGATGAACGACATGGGCATGTTCTCACAGGGCCTGTTCAtggctggtggtggtggtgatcagAACCATCATGGGTTCATGAAGAATCTGGAGAATGAGAGCAGTAGTAGTACTAGTCTGCTGCATGGGAGGAGCGTGAACTCCATGATAGGTGGTCGGGATGTCGCCACATCAAGGTTTGGAGGTGGTCCTGGTGGTGGGGGGAGTGGGGACATGATGACTGTGGATTTCTTGGGTCTTGGAGGATCAAGATCAGTGAACTTGCATGAGCAGCAGCAGCAAGGGATGGAGTTTGAAGCAGTTGGTCAGCAGAGGTTGCAAAGCCTACATCAGTTTCAACAACAGCAGCATCAGCAGCAGCTCTCTCATGGGCAGGCTGCTGCATTGGAGAAGCATATGTGGGATGTTTGA